A window of Metabacillus sp. B2-18 contains these coding sequences:
- the uvsE gene encoding UV DNA damage repair endonuclease UvsE yields MTIVRLGYVAMSMNLQNCSPSQTMTFTQFQKIKDREAAIAKLEKIAQSNIQNCLRLLKHNVAHHIHFFRFSSKLIPLANHEELRDWKYMSNLDESLAEIGEYLKKHPIRVGFHPDHFVVLNSTQKEIMKMSLKTLHMHEMLLEGMGIDPEHRCVIHIGGVYDDKLKSLEQFIHNWGLIPLSLQRMLIFENDDTTFDLSDALYLCEKLGVPQVFDYHHHLAFHEDSDWEKHWDRVVGTWKESSLPIKMHISSPKNEKDFRAHADYIDPNMFLTFLHTVKGSVDQIDCMIEAKQKDNALFQLVSDLKSHSEIEWIDQSSFKIK; encoded by the coding sequence ATGACAATTGTACGGTTAGGGTATGTGGCAATGAGTATGAACTTGCAAAATTGCTCCCCTTCTCAAACCATGACTTTTACACAGTTTCAAAAAATTAAGGACAGGGAAGCTGCGATAGCGAAGTTAGAAAAAATAGCTCAATCAAATATTCAAAACTGTTTAAGGCTGCTAAAGCATAATGTGGCACATCATATTCATTTTTTTCGTTTTAGCTCAAAGCTGATTCCTTTGGCTAATCATGAAGAACTTCGAGATTGGAAATATATGAGCAATTTAGATGAATCCTTAGCTGAAATAGGAGAGTATCTTAAAAAACATCCTATTCGTGTTGGTTTTCATCCTGACCATTTTGTTGTATTGAATTCTACACAAAAGGAAATTATGAAAATGTCTTTAAAAACTTTACATATGCATGAGATGCTATTGGAAGGAATGGGAATAGATCCTGAGCATAGATGTGTGATTCATATTGGCGGAGTATATGATGACAAACTAAAATCCCTCGAGCAATTTATTCATAATTGGGGATTGATTCCACTATCATTACAAAGAATGCTTATCTTTGAGAATGATGACACCACCTTTGACTTAAGTGATGCTCTTTATTTATGTGAAAAATTAGGTGTTCCGCAGGTTTTTGACTATCACCATCACTTAGCTTTCCATGAGGATTCTGATTGGGAAAAGCATTGGGACCGTGTTGTTGGGACCTGGAAGGAATCAAGTCTTCCGATTAAAATGCATATCTCTAGTCCCAAAAATGAAAAAGATTTTCGAGCACATGCAGATTATATTGATCCAAACATGTTCCTAACGTTTTTACACACTGTAAAAGGAAGTGTTGATCAAATTGATTGCATGATTGAAGCAAAACAAAAGGATAATGCCCTCTTTCAGTTAGTGTCCGATTTGAAGTCTCATTCAGAAATAGAATGGATTGATCAATCATCTTTCAAGATAAAATAA
- a CDS encoding PH domain-containing protein — translation MREQPKNQISKRALTAWKMGALISAGFWLLIVVAIGVGIYFLELSYWFLGVAVAIWVVYTIISVLVIPRVRHRVWRYEVHEHEIDLQYGLFVIKRVLIPMVRVQHVDTHQGPLLRRYKLASIEISTAATKHEIPALDLEEADLMRDHISKLARVTDDDV, via the coding sequence TTGAGAGAACAGCCGAAAAATCAAATTAGTAAAAGGGCATTAACGGCCTGGAAGATGGGTGCTTTAATTAGTGCAGGTTTTTGGTTACTAATTGTGGTCGCCATTGGAGTAGGTATTTATTTTCTGGAACTTTCGTATTGGTTCTTAGGAGTAGCTGTAGCTATTTGGGTGGTTTATACAATCATCAGTGTGTTGGTCATCCCGAGGGTGAGGCATCGAGTTTGGAGATATGAAGTTCATGAACATGAAATTGATTTGCAGTATGGACTGTTTGTGATAAAAAGAGTATTAATTCCAATGGTTAGAGTTCAACATGTTGATACTCATCAAGGTCCTTTGTTACGGAGATATAAATTAGCTTCAATTGAAATTTCTACTGCTGCAACTAAGCATGAAATACCAGCTTTGGATTTAGAAGAAGCAGATCTTATGCGGGATCATATCTCAAAGTTGGCGAGGGTGACAGACGATGATGTTTGA